The proteins below come from a single Mugil cephalus isolate CIBA_MC_2020 chromosome 7, CIBA_Mcephalus_1.1, whole genome shotgun sequence genomic window:
- the LOC125011285 gene encoding cAMP-dependent protein kinase inhibitor alpha-like, with amino-acid sequence MADVEATYADFIASGRTGRRNALHDILQSPTDPEGREMSLTLSLSQLHINAGGGDGDDTEDSQSSSSAQREAEQRNS; translated from the exons ATGGCTGATGTTGAGGCCACATACGCAGACTTCATCGCCTCTGGCAGGACGGGACGCAGGAACGCCCTGCATGACATCCTGCAGAGCCCCACTGACCCCGAGGGACGGGAGATGTCCCTCACCCTGTCCCTGTCCCAGCTGCACATCAATGCAGGGGGAGGAG ATGGAGATGACACAGAGGACAGCCAGAGTTCCTCCTCGGCCCAGAGGGAGGCGGAGCAGAGGAATAGTTAA